The Streptomyces sp. NBC_01439 genome contains the following window.
GCCGACCGCCCCGGCGAGTGATCCGTACCGCCGTACCGCAGCACCCATCCACGAGAACGAAGAGACTTCCTCCAGGCATGCAGACGCCCCCGCCCCAGACCGACCGGACCGAGCCGACCGACGCGGACATCGAGGCGTTCGAGCAGCAGCTCGGCCGCCCGCCGCGCGGGCTGCGCGCCATCGCGCACCGCTGCCCCTGCGGGCAGCCGGACGTGGTGGAGACCGCCCCGCGGCTCCCCGACGGCACCCCCTTCCCGACGCTGTACTACCTGACGTGCCCGCGCGCGGCCTCCGCGATCGGCACGCTGGAGGCCAACGGCGTGATGAAGGAGATGCAGGCCCGGCTCGCCGAGGACAAGGAACTGGCCGCCGCCTACCAGGCCGCCCACGAGGACTACATCCAGCGGCGCGACGCCATCGAGGTGCTCCAGGGCTTCCCGAGCGCCGGCGGCATGCCGGACCGGGTGAAGTGCCTGCACGTGCTGGTCGGCCACTCCCTGGCCGCCGGCCCCGGGGTGAACCCGTTCGGTGACGAGGCCCTGGCGATGCTGCCGGAGTGGTGGGCCAAGGGTGCCTGCGTCGTGCCGTGCGGGGAGAAGAAGACGGACGACGAGGGGTCGCGGGCGTGACCCGGGTCGCCGCCGTCGACTGCGGTACGAACTCCATCCGGCTGCTGGTGGCGGACTACGAGCCGGCCACCGGCGAGCTGGTCGAGTTGGACCGCCGGATGACCATCGTCCGGCTCGGTCAGGACGTGGACCGGACCGGGCGCCTGGCCCCGGAGGCGCTGGAGCGCACCTTCGCCGCCTGCCGCGAGTACGCGGGAGTGATCAAGGAGTTCGGTGCGGAGCGGGTGCGCTTCGTGGCGACCTCCGCCTCCCGGGATGCCGAGAACCGGGCGGACTTCGTCCGGGGCGTCCTGGACATCCTGGGGGTCGAGCCCGAGGTGATCTCCGGTGACCAGGAGGCGGAGTTCTCCTTCGTCGGTGCCACCAAGGAGCTCGCGGCGCACGAGCACCTTCCGCGGCCGTTCCTGGTGGTGGACATCGGCGGCGGTTCGACCGAGTTCGTGGTCGGCGAGGAGCACGTACGGGCCGCGCGGTCCGTGGACATCGGCTGCGTCCGGATGACCGAGCGGCACCTGGTGGTGGACGGGGTCGTCACCGACCCGCCGACCGCCGAGCAGGTCGCCGCGATCCGCGCCGACATCGAGGCGGCGCTGGACCTGGCCGCCGAGGGCGTCCCGCTGGCCGAGGCGCGCACGCTGGTGGGCCTGGCCGGTTCGGTGACCACGGTCGCCGGGATCGCGCTGGGGCTGGCGGAGTACGAATCGTCCGCGATCCACCACTCCCGGATCTCCTACGAGCAGGTGCGCGCGATCAGCGAGCGGATGCTGACGGCGACGCACGCCGAGCGCGCGGCGATCCCCGTCATGCATCCGGGTCGGGTGGACGTGATCGGAGCGGGTGCGCTGGTACTGCTGGCGATCATGGAGCGCATCGGCGCTTCGGAGGTCGTCGTGTCGGAGCACGACATCCTCGACGGCATCGCGATCAAGACCGCAGAAGAGGCCGGGGCCGACCAGCGGCGGGTGTGACCTGCCGGATCGATGGAAGACGGTGCTGCGGTCGGCCGACCGCAGCACCGTCGTCTTGCCGGACTCAGCTGGTGAGGTGGACGTCGCGCCGGTCGCCGACCACTTCACGCCGCTCCGTCTGCCCGCTCACTGAACAGGTCGGCCAGCAACTCGGCCATGGTCACGGTCGGTCCACCTTCTGCCAGCACGGCCTCCGCCTCGCGTGCGAGGAGTTCCTCGGCCGCCTCTTCGAGCGCGTTGAAGTCCGCGAGGGGAACCAGGGCGGCCACCGGGGCGCCGTTACGGGTGATGACGGTCGGAGTGCCCTGCTCCGCCCGGTTGATGTGGTCCGCGAGGTGGGCCCGGGCTTCACGCACGGTCACGGCGTTCTCACTCATGCCGCCAGCGTACGCGCGGGCGCGTACACATGCCTGTCCGGTGCCGAATCGATGTGGGTTCGGAGGGAGATGCTCGATGGAATCGCTTGGTCCATCGCCTGAACGACCTTCGAAGTAGGTTGTGAAGGGCTCTTGGGCCCGTGATCCACACCAAGTTCGTGAAGTTCTTCACAAGGAAAAGGGGTCTGTTGGCTCGAAGGAAGGGCCCTTCGGGGTCTTCCGGAGGCCCTCAGGCCCTTTTTCGCGTGTGTTCGTGCGATCCACGGGGGTGACGGGATCCGCGTCGGAGGTATGGACGAACCCCTGTGGTCCAGTCCTCTTTTGGCCTTGGAGGCCAGTTCAGGACGGGTGAACAACGACTCCGGGCGCCTTCTGGTTCCCGTCGCGCGCCATGACCTCCGTCACGTGGGCGGCGGAGTGTAGCAGAGGGTCTCTCAGCCCTTGTGAAGGGGCTCACGAGCGACACCCCTTTGGGTGCTGGATACTCGTTCCATGAGCACCACGGAGCGTCCCAGGATCCTCGTTGTAGGAGGTGGGTACGTAGGCCTGTACGCAGCCAAGCGCATCATGAAGAAGATGCGCTACGGCGAGGCGACCGTCACGGTCGTCGACCCGCGCTCGTACATGACCTACCAGCCCTTCCTCCCTGAAGTGGCCGCAGGCAGCATCTCGCCTCGGCACGTCGTCGTCCCGCTGCGACGCGTGCTGCCCAAGGCAGAGGTCCTCACCGGCCGGGTCACCAGCATCGACCAGGACCGCAAGGTCGCCGTCGTCACGCCGCTCGTCGGCGAGGCGTACGAGCTGCCCTTCGACTACCTGGTGATCGCGCTCGGCGCCGTCTCCCGCACCTTCCCGATCCCCGGCCTCGCCGAACAGGGCATCGGCATGAAGGGCGTCGAAGAGGGCATCGGCCTGCGCAACCACGTCCTCGAGCAGCTCGACAAGGCCGAGTCCACGACGGACGAGAACGTCCGCCGCAAGGCCCTCACCTTCGTCTTCATCGGCGGCGGCTTCGCCGGTGCGGAGACCATCGGTGAGGTCGAGGACATGGCCCGGGACGCCGCGAAGTACTACTCCACGATCAAGCGCGAGGACATGCGCTTCATCCTGGTCGACGCGGCCGACAAGATCCTTCCCGAGGTCGGGCCCAAGCTCGGCGCCTGGGGCAAGGAGCACCTGGAGTCCCGCGGCATCGAGATCTACCTCAGCACCTCCATGGACTCCTGCGTGGACGGCCACGTGGTGCTGAAGAACGGCCTCGAGGTCGACTCCAACACCATCGTGTGGACCGCCGGCGTCAAGCCGAACCCGGCGCTGGCCCGCTACGGCCTGCCGCTCGGCCCCCGCGGCCACGTGGACGCCCAGCCGACCCTCCAGGTCACGGGCACCGACTACATCTGGGCCGCCGGCGACAACGCCCAGGTCCCGGACGTCGCCGCCCGCAAGGCCGGCGTCGAGAACGCCTGGTGCCCGCCGAACGCCCAGCACGCGCTGCGCCAGGCCAAGGTCCTCGGCGACAACGTGATCTCGGGCATGCGGGGCTTCCCGCAGCACCCGTACTCGCACTCCAACAAGGGCGCGGTGGCGGGTCTCGGCCTCCACAAGGGCGTCGCGATGATCGTCATGGGCAAGACGAAGATCAAGCTCAAGGGCCGGCTGGCCTGGTACATGCACCGTGGCTACCACGGCATGGCCATGCCGACCTGGAACCGCAAGATCCGCGTCTTCGCCGACTGGACCCTCGCGATGTTCCTCAAGCGCGAGGTCGTTTCCCTCGGCGCGCTGGAGACCCCCCGCGAGGAGTTCTACGAGGCCGCCAAGCCGGCGCCGGCCCCGGCCGCCGCCGCTGCCCCGGCAGCGAAGGCCAAGGCCTGACCGGTGTGACCGGCGGGGCCTGAGCCCCACCCGGCTCACCTGCTCCGTCCGCTCCACCTGCACGACCTGCACGACCTGCACGACCTGTACGACCCCGAAGGGGCCGCCCGCCATCCGTGGTGCGGGCGGCCCCTTCGGCGTACCCGGAGCCCGGGACGGGTAGACGGAGGGGTCGGAGCTTTTGTGGAGGTGCGCCATGACCGACGCCGCGCCGCGGCTCGCCGTTGTTGCCGAGACCCTGCTGGGTGCCCCGCTACCGGTACGCGTGCGGGCCTGGGACGGCAGCGAGGCGGGCCCGCCCGACGGCCCCGTGCTCGTCATCCACGACCGCCGCGCCGTGCGCCGGATGCTGTGGAGGCCCGGCGAGCTGGGGCTGGCCCGGGCCTGGGTGGCCGGCGAACTGACGGTCGAAGGCAATCTGTTCGATCTACTGGACCGGGTGGCGGGCCTGCTGTGGGAACGCGAGCCGGACCTGCCGCCCGTCCACCCCGCCGTCTCCACGGCCCAGCCCGGGCCCGGCCCGGGCGCGGCCTTCGGGAGCATCGCCCGCCGCGCCGGGCTCCCCGCGCTGCGCGACCTGCCGGGGGCGAGGTGGCGCGACGCCGCCCACCGCGCCGCCGCGCGCGAACTCATCGCCCTCGCCGGACCGCTGCCGCCGCCCGCGCCGCCCGCCGAGGAGGCGGCCAGACGGGGCGGGCCACGCCACAGCAAGGGCCGGGACCGCCGGGCCGTCAGCCACCACTACGACGTCGGAAACGACTTCTACGAACGGGTGCTGGGCCCCTCGATGGTGTACTCCTGCGCCTACTGGAGCCCCGGCTCCACCCTGGAACGGGCCCAGCGCGACAAGCTCGACCTGGTCTGCCGCAAGCTCGCCCTGCGCCCCGGGGAGCGGCTGCTCGACGTCGGCTGCGGCTGGGGCTCCATGGCGTTGCACGCGGCCCGGGAGTACGGGGTCCGGGTTACCGGCGTCACGCTCTCCCGCGAGCAGGCCGCGTACGCCCGCAAGCGGGTCGCGGACGGGGGACTGACCGACCTGGTGGACATCCGGATCCAGGACTACCGGGACGTCAAGGACGGGCCGTACGAGGCCATTTCCTCCATCGGGATGGCCGAACACGTCGGGGCCGACCGCTACCGGGAGTACGCCCGCACCCTGCACGCCCTGCTGCGCCCCGGCGGGCGGCTGCTGAACCACCAGATCGCCCGTCCGCCGGAGCCGGACGAGGAGGCCTACCGGATCGACGAGTTCATCGACGCCTACGTCTTCCCCGACGGCGAGCTCTCCCCGCTCGGCACCACCGTCGGCGAGCTGGAGCGGGCCGGCTTCGAGGTCCGCGACGTGGAGGCGCTGCGCGAGCACTACGGGCTGACCCTGCGGGCCTGGGTGGCCCGACTGGAGGAGCACTGGGCGGAGGCGGTCCGACTGACCTCGCCCGGGCGGGCCCGGGTCTGGCAGCTCTACATGGCGGCCTGCGCGCTCGGCTTCGAGCGGGGCCGACTGGGCGTCAACCAGGTGCTGGCGGTGCGGCCCACGGCCGCCGGGGACGCCCGGTTGCCGCTGCGGCTGCGCACCTGGGACGCAGAAACGGTCTAGCAGGGCCACTGCACGGGTGCGGGCACGGGCGCGGAAGCGGAAGGGCCCCGGGGCGACACGCCCCGGGGCCCTTCCGCTGTCCCTGCCGTTGCTACTCCGTCTTGATGGCGGTGAGCATGTTCAGGCGGGCGGCGCTGCGGGCCGGCCACATGGCGGCCAGCACACCGACCAGTCCGGCGAGTACGAAGAAGATCCCGATCCGGTCGAAGGGGATGACCAGTTCGTAGCCCGGGACGGAGCCGGCGATGGTCTTGCCGCCGGCCCAGGCGAGGAAGACGCCGACGCCGATGCCGAGGACCGCGCCGAAGAGCGAGATCACCACGGCCTCCAGCCGGATCATGTTCTTGACCCTGCCGCGGTCCAGGCCGACGGCGCGCAGCATGCCGATCTCCTGCTGGCGCTCGTATACCGACATCGCGAGGGTGTTGATCACGCCGAGCACCGCGATGATCAGGGCCATGCCGAGCAGGCCGTACATGATGTTCAGGGCGGTGTTCACCTGGCCGGCCATCTCGTTGCGGATGCCGGCCTTGTCGGCGACCTTGATGGCCGGGTTCTTGCCGAGGGCGTCGACGACGACCTGCTGGTTCGCCGCGGAGGCGCCGCCGTCGGTCTTGACGAGGACCTCGGGCAGGTACTGGGTCTCGTTGTGCGAGGCCAGGATCTTGTTGTCGAGGACGTAGTCGTCCAGCTGGCCCTTGCCGTCGAAGATCGCGCCGACCTGGAGCTTGCCCTTCTGGCCGTCGTCGTACTGGGCGTCGAGGGTGGAGCCGACCTTCAGCCCCTTCTTCTTCGCCTCCTCGGCGGAGACCATCAGCTTGCCCTCGCCCAGGGCGGCGAGGTCGCCGCTGGTGGTGTGGACGTTCAGCAGCTGGGAGAGACCGGCCGGGTTGACGCCGTTGACCAGCTGGCCGGTGTCGCCGAGCTTGACGATCTCACGGGTCCTCGGGGAGACCGCGACGACGCCCTTGCCCTTCTCCAGGGCGGGGAGGACGGACTTGTCGAGGTTCATGCCCTCGCCGGCCATCGTGACCCGGTAGTCGGCCTTGATGTTCTGCGTGGTGGTCTTGTCGACGGCCTGGCCGACGGTGATGCCGATCACCGACATGGCGGTGACCAGGGTCAGGCCGATGGTCAGGGAGGCTGCGGTGACCGCGGTGCGGCGCGGGTTGCGGAGCGCGTTCTGCGCGGCCAGCTTGCCGGCGACGCCGAAGACCTTCTCCAGCAGCGGGCGGACCGCGGCGATCACCGGGCGGGACAGCATCGGCAGCAGCACGAACAGGCCGATGACCAGGAAGAACGCGCCGGCGGCGATGGTCGTGCGACCGTCGCTCTTCTGGCTCACGCCGAGCAGGACCACCCCGATGCCGATGAGGGCGAGCACGCTGCCGATGGAGTTGCGCAGCACCAGGGACTTCATGGTCGCCGGGAGGTGGGCGCTGCCCATGGCGGCGACCGGGGCGATCTTGGTGGTGCGGCGGGCCGGCAGCCAGGCGGCGAGCATGGTGATGACGACGCCGATGACCAGGGCCGTCACGACCGTCGTCGGCGCGATGATCAGGTCGCCGGCGGGGATCTTGGCGTCGAGGAGCCCCATCGCAGAGCGCATCGCGACCGCCAGGCCGATGCCGGCGGCCAGACCGATGACCGAGGAGATGAAGCCGACCACGGCGGCCTCGGCGAGGACCGAGCGCTTGACCTGGCCGCGGTTGGCGCCGACGGCGCGGAGCAGGGCCAGTTCCTTGGTGCGCTGGGCGACCAGCATCGTGAAGGTGTTGTAGATCAGGAAGATGCCGACGAAGAGGGAGACCCCGGCGAAGATCAGCAGGCCCTGGCTCATGCCGGACATGGCCTGCTCGATGAACTTGGCCTGCTCGGCGGCGAGGGCCGCGCCGGTCTGCGCGTGGGAGTTCTCGCCCAGCAGCGGCTTGATCTGGGTCAGCAGCTGGTCGGCGCCGGTGCCGGCCTTGGCGGCGACGGAGACCTCGCTGTAGAAGCCGGGCTGGAGGTAGAGCTCCTGGGCGACCGCGGTGTCGAAGAGGACCAGGCTGCCGCCCGCGTTGACCGCGCCGTCCTCGGTGGTGAAGACGCCGGAGAGGGTGAACTCCTGGACCGGGCCGTTGGTGGCGACACGGATCTTGTCGCCGACCCGGTACTTGCCCTTGGCCGCGCTGTCCTTGTCGAGGGCGACCTGGTCGGCCTTGGCCGGGCCGGAGCCGTCGGTGAAGGTGTAGCGCGGGTCCTTGCCGTCCTTGGCGGGGGCGAAGTTGGAGCCGGCGTTGGACCAACCGGAGCCGATCAGCTTGCCGTTCTCGTCGCCGACGCCGGCGAATCCGGTCACCCGGCCGGAGGCGGAGTCGACGCCCTGGAGCGCCCTGACCTTGTCGAGGGTCTGCTGGCTGATGCCGGGGTCGCCCTCCTTGCCGCCGTCTTCGCCGCGGCTGGCGCCGCCGTCGGTGATCGAGACCGCGACGCCCTCGTAGGACTTCGCGGACTGGTTGGACATGGCCTTGCTGAGGGTGTCGGTGAAGACGAGGGTGCCGGAGACGAAGGCGACGCCGAGGGTGACGGCGAGCACCGTCATCAGCAGTCGGGCCTTGTGCGCGAGGACGTTGCGCAGGGCGGTACGGAACATGGGGGATCTCAGTCCTGGGGCTGGAAGTCTGGAAGAGGGCCGGGGAGGAGATCCCGGGTCAGCTGGTGCGGCCCTTGGCGTCGAAGGCCTTCATGCGGTCCAGCACGCCGTCGGCGGTGGGGTCGAACATCTCGGCGACGATCTTGCCGTCGGCGAGGAAGATGACGCGGTCTGCGTAGGAGGCGGCGACCGGGTCGTGGGTGACCATCACGACGGTCTGGCCGAGCTCGCGCACCGAGTTGCGCAGGAAGCCGAGGACTTCGGCGCCGGAGCGGGAGTCGAGGTTTCCGGTGGGCTCGTCGCCGAAGATGATCTCGGGGCGGGAGGCCAGGGCGCGGGCCACGGCCACGCGCTGCTGCTGGCCGCCGGAGAGCTGGGTGGGGCGGTGGGAGAGGCGGCCCGAGAGGCCGACCATGTCGATCACGGAGTTCAGCCACTGCTGGTCGGGCTTGCGGCCGGCGATGTCCATGGGGAGCGTGATGTTCTCCAGGGCCGTCAGGGTCGGCAGCAGGTTGAAGGCCTGGAAGATGAAGCCGATCTTGTCCCGGCGGAGCTGGGTGAGCTGCTTGTCCTTGAGGCTGCCCAGTTCGGTGTCGCCGATGCGGACGGAGCCCGAGGAGAAGGTGTCGAGTCCGGCGACGCAGTGCATCAGCGTGGACTTGCCGGAGCCCGAGGGGCCCATGATCGCGGTGAACTGCCCCTGCGCGAAGTCCACCGAGACCTTGTTGAGGGCGACCACCTGGGTCTCGCCCTGGCCGTACACCTTGGAGAGGTCGGTGGCGCGGGCGGCCACGGCCTGGGCGGTGTGCGGGGCGTAGTTCATGGTGGTCACGGGACGGCTCCTCGGTCTGCTGTGCGGGACGCTTCCATCCTCGCCGCGAGTACCCCCGCCCCGGATCAGCCGCCGTGCCTGTTCTTCGGCCCACTGGAGTCTGACGGCGGGCGGGCGCGTGTCCTCCTCTGGTATGACGGGGACCTGACTCGAGGGCGATCACCCGGGGTGGCGGGGAGGGTGGCGCAGGGGGGTGGCGTGGGCCATCGAAATCCCGTCATTCCCACACAGGTCATGACCGACGGCCAGAGCGGGCCGACCGCGGTTTCTGGGCCCTGACGAACCCTCAAGCGCCAATAAAATCAGACAACATCGGAAAGTTCGCAGGTTGGTGGGGGGAGCGATCCGGATAGGCTCGGTTCAGCGTTCAAGGCTTTTTTACGGGGGCCGCCACGCCTTGCCCGGATGGTGGAATGCAGACACGGCGAGCTTAAACCTCGCTGGCCTTCGGGCCGTGCCGGTTCAAGTCCGGCTCCGGGCACCATCAATGGAACGGTGTCCGGCCCGCATGACCGACCCCGTGGGGGCGCGGCCGATTCCGGGATCGGGAACGCGGCGGAACACGTGGGTGGCGCTCGTCTCCCCGCACGGGACCCCGAAGTCTTCCGTGGCGACGGCGACCGCGTGATCCGACCCGGATCGTCTGCACCCGGCCGGTCCGGCCGGTGAGCGGACGTGCGGATTCCTCTTTTATTTACTGCGCTCCGTCGTGGCCTCTCTTAAGATCCTCCTCCAGCAGTAGGGTGCTTCTTTTGCGAGCGCATTACTCTTGATGCAAGGCCGCGCTCGGTGGCCACGGAGGAGTGAGATGAGGAGCAGTAACCCGGTCTTCTCGCGACGGGGGTTCAGCCGCGACAACGGTGGCTACGCGGGCTTTGACGCGCAGGCACAGCAGGCCGGGACCAACCCGTACGCGACGAACCCGTATGCGGCCGACCCGACCACCGGCATGCCGCAGGCCCCGGCCCGCGCCAACGTGATGACCATGGACGACGTCGTGAGCCGTACGGCCATGACGCTCGGCACGCTCATCGCGACGGCGACCCTCGCCTGGATCGCGCTACCGGTCGACCCGGACAACCTCGGAGTGTCGTACGGCATCGCCATCGGCGCGGCCCTCATCGCCTTCGTCCTGGTGATCGTCCAGTCCTTCAAGAGCAAGCCCTCCCCGGGCCTGATCCTGGCCTACGCGGCCTTCGAGGGCGTCTTCCTCGGCGTGATCAGCGCGGCCGTCAGCACGTACCTCGGTCCCGGCGTGGTCATGCAGGCCGTGATGGGCACGATGTGCGTCTTCGCCGCCGTGCTCTTCGCGTACAAGATGCGCTGGATCCGCGTCACCCGCCGCTTCTACGGCTTCGTGATGGCGGCGGCGCTGGGCTTCATCCTGCTCATGCTCGTGAACTCGCTGGTCGCGATCGTCGGCGGCGGTGACGGCCTCGGCTTCCGCAGCGGCGGCCTCGGCCTGCTGTTCGGCGCCATCGGCGTCATCCTCGGCGCTTGCTTCCTCGCCCTCGACTTCAAGCAGGTCGAGGACGGCATCGCCTACGGTGCCCCGCGCGAGGAGGCCTGGCTGGCGGCCTTCGCCCTCACCATGACCCTGGTGTGGATCTACGTCGAGATGCTGCGCATCTTCTCGATCCTCTCGGGCGACGACTAGCAGGACCCGCAGGCCGGTCACCGGTCTGCGCACCCGCACGGGGAAGGCCCCGCGAGCACCGCTCGCGGGGCCTTCCCGCATCCAGGGTGCGGGGACGGTCGGGGTATCGGGGGAGGGGGCTCAGCCGAACCGGCGTGCGGCTCTGCGCAGGTCGTACTCGTGGATGATCGCCTTG
Protein-coding sequences here:
- a CDS encoding Bax inhibitor-1/YccA family protein — protein: MRSSNPVFSRRGFSRDNGGYAGFDAQAQQAGTNPYATNPYAADPTTGMPQAPARANVMTMDDVVSRTAMTLGTLIATATLAWIALPVDPDNLGVSYGIAIGAALIAFVLVIVQSFKSKPSPGLILAYAAFEGVFLGVISAAVSTYLGPGVVMQAVMGTMCVFAAVLFAYKMRWIRVTRRFYGFVMAAALGFILLMLVNSLVAIVGGGDGLGFRSGGLGLLFGAIGVILGACFLALDFKQVEDGIAYGAPREEAWLAAFALTMTLVWIYVEMLRIFSILSGDD
- a CDS encoding ABC transporter permease → MFRTALRNVLAHKARLLMTVLAVTLGVAFVSGTLVFTDTLSKAMSNQSAKSYEGVAVSITDGGASRGEDGGKEGDPGISQQTLDKVRALQGVDSASGRVTGFAGVGDENGKLIGSGWSNAGSNFAPAKDGKDPRYTFTDGSGPAKADQVALDKDSAAKGKYRVGDKIRVATNGPVQEFTLSGVFTTEDGAVNAGGSLVLFDTAVAQELYLQPGFYSEVSVAAKAGTGADQLLTQIKPLLGENSHAQTGAALAAEQAKFIEQAMSGMSQGLLIFAGVSLFVGIFLIYNTFTMLVAQRTKELALLRAVGANRGQVKRSVLAEAAVVGFISSVIGLAAGIGLAVAMRSAMGLLDAKIPAGDLIIAPTTVVTALVIGVVITMLAAWLPARRTTKIAPVAAMGSAHLPATMKSLVLRNSIGSVLALIGIGVVLLGVSQKSDGRTTIAAGAFFLVIGLFVLLPMLSRPVIAAVRPLLEKVFGVAGKLAAQNALRNPRRTAVTAASLTIGLTLVTAMSVIGITVGQAVDKTTTQNIKADYRVTMAGEGMNLDKSVLPALEKGKGVVAVSPRTREIVKLGDTGQLVNGVNPAGLSQLLNVHTTSGDLAALGEGKLMVSAEEAKKKGLKVGSTLDAQYDDGQKGKLQVGAIFDGKGQLDDYVLDNKILASHNETQYLPEVLVKTDGGASAANQQVVVDALGKNPAIKVADKAGIRNEMAGQVNTALNIMYGLLGMALIIAVLGVINTLAMSVYERQQEIGMLRAVGLDRGRVKNMIRLEAVVISLFGAVLGIGVGVFLAWAGGKTIAGSVPGYELVIPFDRIGIFFVLAGLVGVLAAMWPARSAARLNMLTAIKTE
- a CDS encoding NAD(P)/FAD-dependent oxidoreductase, with protein sequence MSTTERPRILVVGGGYVGLYAAKRIMKKMRYGEATVTVVDPRSYMTYQPFLPEVAAGSISPRHVVVPLRRVLPKAEVLTGRVTSIDQDRKVAVVTPLVGEAYELPFDYLVIALGAVSRTFPIPGLAEQGIGMKGVEEGIGLRNHVLEQLDKAESTTDENVRRKALTFVFIGGGFAGAETIGEVEDMARDAAKYYSTIKREDMRFILVDAADKILPEVGPKLGAWGKEHLESRGIEIYLSTSMDSCVDGHVVLKNGLEVDSNTIVWTAGVKPNPALARYGLPLGPRGHVDAQPTLQVTGTDYIWAAGDNAQVPDVAARKAGVENAWCPPNAQHALRQAKVLGDNVISGMRGFPQHPYSHSNKGAVAGLGLHKGVAMIVMGKTKIKLKGRLAWYMHRGYHGMAMPTWNRKIRVFADWTLAMFLKREVVSLGALETPREEFYEAAKPAPAPAAAAAPAAKAKA
- a CDS encoding ABC transporter ATP-binding protein, whose translation is MNYAPHTAQAVAARATDLSKVYGQGETQVVALNKVSVDFAQGQFTAIMGPSGSGKSTLMHCVAGLDTFSSGSVRIGDTELGSLKDKQLTQLRRDKIGFIFQAFNLLPTLTALENITLPMDIAGRKPDQQWLNSVIDMVGLSGRLSHRPTQLSGGQQQRVAVARALASRPEIIFGDEPTGNLDSRSGAEVLGFLRNSVRELGQTVVMVTHDPVAASYADRVIFLADGKIVAEMFDPTADGVLDRMKAFDAKGRTS
- a CDS encoding cyclopropane-fatty-acyl-phospholipid synthase family protein — protein: MTDAAPRLAVVAETLLGAPLPVRVRAWDGSEAGPPDGPVLVIHDRRAVRRMLWRPGELGLARAWVAGELTVEGNLFDLLDRVAGLLWEREPDLPPVHPAVSTAQPGPGPGAAFGSIARRAGLPALRDLPGARWRDAAHRAAARELIALAGPLPPPAPPAEEAARRGGPRHSKGRDRRAVSHHYDVGNDFYERVLGPSMVYSCAYWSPGSTLERAQRDKLDLVCRKLALRPGERLLDVGCGWGSMALHAAREYGVRVTGVTLSREQAAYARKRVADGGLTDLVDIRIQDYRDVKDGPYEAISSIGMAEHVGADRYREYARTLHALLRPGGRLLNHQIARPPEPDEEAYRIDEFIDAYVFPDGELSPLGTTVGELERAGFEVRDVEALREHYGLTLRAWVARLEEHWAEAVRLTSPGRARVWQLYMAACALGFERGRLGVNQVLAVRPTAAGDARLPLRLRTWDAETV
- a CDS encoding Ppx/GppA phosphatase family protein translates to MTRVAAVDCGTNSIRLLVADYEPATGELVELDRRMTIVRLGQDVDRTGRLAPEALERTFAACREYAGVIKEFGAERVRFVATSASRDAENRADFVRGVLDILGVEPEVISGDQEAEFSFVGATKELAAHEHLPRPFLVVDIGGGSTEFVVGEEHVRAARSVDIGCVRMTERHLVVDGVVTDPPTAEQVAAIRADIEAALDLAAEGVPLAEARTLVGLAGSVTTVAGIALGLAEYESSAIHHSRISYEQVRAISERMLTATHAERAAIPVMHPGRVDVIGAGALVLLAIMERIGASEVVVSEHDILDGIAIKTAEEAGADQRRV
- a CDS encoding type II toxin-antitoxin system Phd/YefM family antitoxin, with product MSENAVTVREARAHLADHINRAEQGTPTVITRNGAPVAALVPLADFNALEEAAEELLAREAEAVLAEGGPTVTMAELLADLFSERADGAA
- a CDS encoding DUF501 domain-containing protein, whose product is MQTPPPQTDRTEPTDADIEAFEQQLGRPPRGLRAIAHRCPCGQPDVVETAPRLPDGTPFPTLYYLTCPRAASAIGTLEANGVMKEMQARLAEDKELAAAYQAAHEDYIQRRDAIEVLQGFPSAGGMPDRVKCLHVLVGHSLAAGPGVNPFGDEALAMLPEWWAKGACVVPCGEKKTDDEGSRA